The following coding sequences are from one Aeromicrobium duanguangcaii window:
- a CDS encoding ribonuclease D: MTTEHDEVPDQAPDESPEPALPRLGLREPLTPVVDTDDALARACAEISLGEGPIALDAERASGYRYSQRAYLVQVRREGSGTWLIDPIAFPDLTELGLAFGDSEWILHAATQDLPCLAEVGLRPASLFDTELAGRLLNLPRVGLAALVEHYLGMSLAKEFSAADWSTRPLPDPWLEYAALDVEVLLELREAVLADLVAAGKDGWAREEFDALLSFTGPPERKDPWRRTSSIHKIRSRRALAIVRSLWQARDAIAADRDVTPGRILPDSAIVALATHAPTSLVALKNDPTMRRRGPRRFLDDWYTAIEEAEGLPEDELPTSGQRSDGPPPPRAWADKDPVAAARLVRVREVVTQIAEQNNLPAENLISPGVVRALAWQPPQDRDEDTVAAELRERGCRNWQIQLVGGPMAAALVDP, translated from the coding sequence TTGACCACCGAACACGACGAGGTGCCCGACCAGGCCCCCGATGAGTCCCCCGAGCCGGCCCTGCCGCGCCTCGGACTTCGTGAGCCGCTGACCCCCGTCGTGGACACCGACGACGCGCTGGCGCGTGCCTGCGCCGAGATCTCGCTGGGCGAAGGGCCGATCGCTCTCGACGCCGAGCGCGCGTCCGGCTATCGCTACTCCCAGCGCGCCTACCTCGTGCAGGTGCGCCGTGAGGGCTCGGGAACCTGGCTGATCGACCCCATCGCCTTCCCCGACCTCACCGAGCTCGGGCTGGCCTTCGGCGACTCCGAGTGGATCCTGCACGCGGCCACGCAGGACCTGCCGTGCCTGGCCGAGGTCGGACTGCGGCCCGCGTCGCTCTTCGACACCGAGCTGGCCGGCCGGCTGCTGAACCTGCCGCGCGTCGGCCTGGCCGCTCTCGTCGAGCACTACCTGGGCATGAGCCTGGCCAAGGAGTTCTCGGCGGCCGACTGGTCGACCCGGCCCCTGCCCGATCCGTGGCTCGAGTACGCCGCGCTCGACGTCGAGGTCCTGCTGGAGCTGCGCGAGGCGGTCCTGGCCGACCTCGTCGCCGCCGGCAAGGACGGCTGGGCGCGCGAGGAGTTCGACGCCCTGCTGTCCTTCACCGGCCCGCCGGAGCGCAAGGACCCGTGGCGCCGCACCTCCAGCATCCACAAGATCCGCAGCCGCAGAGCCCTGGCCATCGTCCGCTCCCTGTGGCAGGCCCGCGACGCGATCGCGGCCGACCGTGACGTCACCCCCGGCCGGATCCTGCCCGACTCGGCGATCGTGGCGCTGGCCACGCACGCCCCGACCTCGCTGGTCGCCCTCAAGAACGACCCCACCATGCGCCGCCGCGGTCCGCGGCGCTTCCTCGACGACTGGTACACCGCCATCGAGGAGGCCGAGGGGCTTCCCGAGGACGAGCTGCCCACCTCGGGCCAGCGGTCCGACGGTCCCCCGCCCCCGCGCGCCTGGGCCGACAAGGACCCCGTGGCCGCCGCTCGCCTCGTACGAGTCCGCGAGGTGGTCACGCAGATCGCCGAGCAGAACAACCTGCCCGCCGAGAACCTCATCTCGCCCGGCGTGGTGCGCGCCCTGGCGTGGCAGCCGCCGCAGGACCGGGACGAGGACACCGTCGCCGCGGAGCTGCGCGAACGGGGCTGCCGCAACTGGCAGATCCAGCTGGTGGGTGGCCCGATGGCTGCCGCGCTCGTCGATCCCTGA
- a CDS encoding DUF3000 domain-containing protein, which yields MGARTKVEGVPAPFTRAVEEVERAVARPELELGQMPAPQRIAPFAHAITADVIVADTEVGTGRFILLHDPAGNDAWNGTFRCVTFARADIEHEMAIDPLITQVGWSWLTDALGDAGAEHTNTAGSITVVRSEGFGAMAEDESDAQIEVRASWTPHGGLDAHASAWMELLGKLAGLPPLAPGVVPLTRRRTSR from the coding sequence GTGGGAGCCCGCACGAAGGTCGAAGGCGTCCCGGCACCGTTCACCCGCGCTGTCGAGGAGGTCGAGCGCGCCGTCGCGCGCCCCGAACTCGAGCTCGGACAGATGCCGGCACCGCAGCGCATCGCCCCGTTCGCCCATGCCATCACCGCCGACGTCATCGTCGCGGACACCGAGGTGGGCACGGGACGCTTCATCCTCCTGCACGATCCGGCCGGCAACGACGCGTGGAACGGCACCTTCCGGTGCGTCACGTTCGCCCGCGCCGACATCGAGCACGAGATGGCCATCGACCCGCTGATCACCCAGGTCGGCTGGAGCTGGCTCACGGACGCACTGGGCGACGCCGGCGCCGAGCACACCAACACTGCCGGCAGCATCACCGTCGTGCGCTCCGAGGGATTCGGAGCCATGGCCGAGGACGAGTCCGACGCCCAGATCGAGGTCCGCGCCTCCTGGACCCCGCACGGCGGACTCGACGCCCACGCCTCGGCGTGGATGGAGCTGCTCGGCAAACTCGCCGGACTCCCGCCCCTGGCGCCCGGTGTCGTTCCCCTGACCCGGAGGCGTACGAGCCGTTGA
- the hemE gene encoding uroporphyrinogen decarboxylase, whose product MTHDVSATAVESAITSPFLRACRGLEPAHTPVWFMRQAGRSLPEYLAIREGVPMLESCFRTDMVVEITMQPVRRHGVDAAIFFSDIVVPLKAIGIDLDIVPGTGPVVADPIRSADQLSTLRDLEPDDVTSITDAVKGLVQELGETPLIGFAGAPFTLASYLVEGGPSRDHRRTKELMYRDPELWHALLGRIAAIASQFLRLQVEAGASAIQLFDSWAGALSPADYDTYVRPHSAAVLDSVADLDVPRIHFGVGTGELLSRMGEAGADVVGVDWRVPLDEAIGRVGQRAVQGNLDPTLLFAPTDVVHARAAQIIDAGRAAHGHVFNLGHGVLPATDPDAITRLVDFVHGYEPEA is encoded by the coding sequence GTGACCCATGACGTCAGCGCCACCGCAGTCGAGAGCGCCATCACGAGTCCCTTCCTCCGAGCCTGCCGAGGCCTCGAACCGGCCCACACCCCGGTGTGGTTCATGCGCCAGGCCGGGCGCTCGCTGCCTGAGTACCTGGCGATCCGCGAGGGCGTCCCGATGCTGGAGTCCTGCTTCCGCACGGACATGGTCGTCGAGATCACGATGCAGCCGGTGCGTCGCCACGGAGTCGACGCCGCGATCTTCTTCTCCGACATCGTCGTGCCGCTCAAGGCGATCGGCATCGACCTGGACATCGTCCCGGGCACCGGCCCCGTCGTGGCCGACCCGATCCGCTCGGCGGACCAGCTGTCGACGCTGCGCGACCTCGAGCCCGACGACGTCACCTCCATCACCGATGCGGTGAAGGGCCTCGTGCAGGAACTGGGGGAGACGCCGCTGATCGGGTTCGCCGGCGCGCCGTTCACCCTGGCGTCCTACCTCGTCGAGGGAGGTCCGTCGCGCGACCACCGCCGCACGAAGGAGCTGATGTACCGCGACCCCGAGCTCTGGCACGCGCTGCTCGGCCGGATCGCGGCGATCGCCTCGCAGTTCCTGCGGCTGCAGGTCGAGGCCGGCGCCTCGGCGATCCAGCTGTTCGACTCGTGGGCCGGCGCGCTGTCCCCGGCCGACTACGACACCTACGTGCGCCCGCACTCCGCCGCCGTGCTCGACTCCGTCGCGGACCTCGACGTCCCGCGGATCCACTTCGGCGTCGGCACCGGCGAGCTGCTGTCGCGGATGGGCGAGGCCGGAGCCGACGTCGTCGGCGTCGACTGGCGGGTCCCGCTGGACGAGGCGATCGGCCGCGTCGGACAGCGTGCCGTTCAGGGCAACCTCGACCCCACGCTGTTGTTCGCGCCGACCGATGTCGTGCACGCCCGCGCCGCCCAGATCATCGACGCCGGACGCGCCGCCCACGGGCACGTGTTCAACCTCGGTCACGGGGTGCTGCCGGCGACCGACCCGGACGCCATCACCCGGTTGGTCGACTTCGTCCACGGCTACGAGCCGGAGGCCTGA
- a CDS encoding protoporphyrinogen/coproporphyrinogen oxidase — translation MRVAVIGGGIAGLSAAFHLSAAGAEPVVLEGSPEIGGKVRQAQLGDLTVDVGAEAMLARRPEAVDLVKAVGLAGDLVAPEPVPSMVWSRGALRPLPPTIMGVPSDLDALAQAGILESAVTSTALPVPDEDVSVASFVADRLGREVVDRLVEPLLGGVYAGHADRLSLQAAASVIGELGPDLLAGAAARAAAPKAPGPALIGLRGGVGRLPQAIVDAGGFEVRTRATVRSVRRDGDGWELVVGPTTAPVRERFDAVVMAAPAPAASRLLAEAAPRAAFALAGVDYASMGVVALLLDDADLPAGTGFLVPPVEPMDIKAATFSTRKWAWLAEAADGATVVRASIGRAGDTAVLQRDDAALVDLAVTDLRSIVEPEGSLGTVRASVVQRWGGGLPQYEVGHRELVRTVTEDVATVRGLELCGAAYEGVGIAAVVATGRAAAERTLAG, via the coding sequence ATGCGCGTCGCGGTCATCGGTGGCGGCATCGCCGGACTGTCGGCGGCGTTCCATCTCTCGGCGGCCGGCGCCGAGCCGGTCGTGCTGGAGGGCTCGCCCGAGATCGGCGGCAAGGTCCGCCAGGCGCAGCTGGGGGACCTGACGGTCGACGTGGGCGCCGAGGCGATGCTGGCGCGGCGGCCCGAGGCCGTCGACCTGGTGAAGGCGGTCGGCCTCGCCGGTGACCTCGTGGCTCCCGAACCGGTCCCGTCCATGGTCTGGAGTCGCGGAGCCCTGCGCCCGCTGCCGCCCACGATCATGGGCGTGCCGTCGGACCTGGACGCGCTCGCGCAGGCGGGCATCCTCGAGTCCGCGGTGACGTCGACGGCGCTGCCCGTGCCCGACGAGGACGTGTCGGTGGCCTCGTTCGTGGCCGACCGGCTGGGACGTGAGGTCGTCGACCGACTGGTCGAGCCCCTGCTGGGCGGCGTCTACGCCGGACACGCGGATCGGCTCTCGCTGCAGGCCGCCGCGTCCGTCATCGGAGAGCTCGGCCCGGATCTGCTGGCCGGTGCCGCGGCTCGTGCCGCGGCTCCGAAGGCTCCCGGCCCCGCCCTGATCGGGTTGCGTGGCGGAGTCGGACGGCTGCCGCAGGCCATCGTGGACGCCGGCGGCTTCGAGGTGCGCACCCGCGCGACGGTCCGCTCGGTCCGTCGAGACGGAGACGGGTGGGAGCTGGTCGTGGGACCCACGACCGCGCCCGTCCGTGAGCGCTTCGACGCGGTCGTCATGGCCGCTCCGGCCCCGGCCGCGTCCCGACTGCTGGCCGAGGCCGCGCCGCGCGCCGCGTTCGCACTCGCCGGCGTCGACTACGCGTCGATGGGTGTCGTGGCGCTGCTGCTCGACGACGCGGACCTGCCCGCGGGGACCGGATTCCTGGTGCCTCCGGTCGAGCCGATGGACATCAAGGCTGCGACGTTCTCGACCCGCAAGTGGGCCTGGCTCGCCGAGGCTGCCGATGGGGCGACGGTCGTCCGCGCGTCGATCGGCCGCGCCGGTGACACGGCCGTGCTGCAGCGCGACGACGCGGCACTGGTCGACCTCGCCGTGACCGATCTGCGCTCGATCGTCGAGCCGGAGGGCTCCCTCGGCACGGTCCGCGCGTCGGTCGTGCAGCGGTGGGGCGGCGGACTGCCGCAGTACGAGGTGGGACATCGCGAGCTCGTGCGGACGGTGACCGAGGACGTGGCGACGGTTCGCGGATTGGAGCTCTGTGGCGCCGCCTACGAGGGCGTCGGGATCGCGGCCGTCGTGGCGACCGGGAGGGCCGCGGCCGAACGAACCCTCGCCGGGTGA
- the hemQ gene encoding hydrogen peroxide-dependent heme synthase, whose amino-acid sequence MSTHEVDPEKINATIRYAMYSVFRVERPLADGDRAAMAAEVEALFAKLDDVVVRGTYDVSGMRAEADLMVWWHAETADALQDAYNAFRRTELGSHLAPVWSNVGLHRPAEFNRSHVPNFLADDTTKHYLCVYPFVRSYEWYLLPDDERRRLLREHGEAARDYADVRANTIASFALGDYEWLLAFEADELHRIVDLMRDLRATDARLHVREELPFYTGRAMSVAELTELWP is encoded by the coding sequence ATGAGTACGCACGAGGTCGACCCCGAGAAGATCAACGCCACCATCCGGTACGCCATGTACTCGGTGTTCCGCGTCGAGCGTCCGCTCGCGGATGGCGACCGTGCCGCGATGGCCGCCGAGGTCGAGGCGCTGTTCGCGAAGCTCGACGACGTCGTCGTGCGCGGCACCTACGACGTCAGCGGCATGCGCGCCGAGGCTGACCTGATGGTGTGGTGGCACGCCGAGACGGCCGACGCCCTGCAGGACGCCTACAACGCGTTCCGCCGGACCGAGCTGGGCTCGCACCTGGCGCCGGTGTGGTCGAACGTCGGCCTGCACCGCCCGGCGGAGTTCAACCGCTCGCACGTGCCGAACTTCCTCGCGGACGACACCACGAAGCACTACCTGTGCGTGTACCCGTTCGTTCGCTCGTACGAGTGGTACCTGCTGCCCGACGACGAGCGTCGCCGTCTGCTGCGCGAGCACGGCGAGGCCGCTCGCGACTACGCCGACGTCCGCGCCAACACGATCGCGTCCTTCGCCCTGGGCGACTACGAGTGGCTGCTGGCCTTCGAGGCCGACGAGCTGCACCGGATCGTCGACCTGATGCGCGACCTGCGCGCGACCGACGCCCGGCTCCACGTGCGCGAGGAGCTGCCCTTCTACACGGGCCGCGCGATGTCGGTGGCCGAGCTGACCGAGCTCTGGCCCTGA
- a CDS encoding DUF6318 family protein, translating to MRILATAVVASLALSLGACSEDDPRPADPTSAATTPANPDATLPPMPAEAKADSHSGASQFVRYYAAVLNYSALTGDVRQMETLSDPDCDSCRTYIDLFAKTYEDGGFFRGGTWSFGEAKVRYTSANDPAHVTATVHISGGSQKLTSDSDLSTSTPKKSVLTFQLAPGEPRRMAEILKGDFR from the coding sequence ATGCGGATTCTGGCCACCGCCGTCGTCGCGTCGCTCGCGCTGAGCCTCGGCGCCTGCAGCGAGGACGACCCTCGTCCTGCCGACCCCACCTCCGCCGCGACGACTCCTGCGAACCCGGACGCCACGCTGCCGCCCATGCCGGCAGAGGCAAAGGCGGATTCCCACAGTGGTGCCTCCCAGTTCGTGCGTTACTACGCCGCCGTCCTCAACTACTCGGCACTCACCGGGGACGTCCGACAAATGGAGACGTTGTCAGATCCTGACTGTGACTCATGCAGGACTTACATCGACCTCTTCGCAAAGACGTACGAGGACGGCGGATTCTTTAGGGGCGGGACGTGGAGCTTCGGCGAGGCGAAGGTGCGGTACACCTCAGCGAACGACCCTGCCCATGTAACAGCGACTGTTCACATCTCGGGCGGTAGTCAGAAACTGACCTCGGATTCCGACCTGTCAACGAGCACACCGAAGAAGTCGGTCTTGACGTTCCAACTCGCGCCGGGCGAGCCGCGCAGAATGGCCGAGATCCTGAAGGGCGACTTCCGGTGA
- the msrB gene encoding peptide-methionine (R)-S-oxide reductase MsrB, translated as MSDKTDKTYAVDRPDDEWREELSAAEYHVLRQAGTERPFSSDYEHDPTVGVYRCRGCGAELFRSETKFDAQCGWPSFYSPLAEDRVEYIEDTALGMKRTEVRCANCGSHLGHVFQGEGFATPTDLRYCINGIALDLQAD; from the coding sequence GTGAGCGACAAGACTGACAAGACCTACGCGGTCGATCGTCCCGACGACGAGTGGCGCGAGGAGCTGAGCGCCGCGGAGTATCACGTTCTGCGCCAGGCCGGCACCGAGCGACCCTTCAGCAGTGACTACGAGCACGACCCGACGGTCGGCGTGTACCGCTGCCGCGGCTGCGGAGCCGAGCTGTTCCGCAGCGAGACCAAGTTCGACGCCCAGTGCGGTTGGCCGTCGTTCTACTCCCCGCTGGCGGAAGACCGTGTCGAGTACATCGAGGACACGGCGCTGGGGATGAAGCGCACCGAGGTGCGCTGCGCGAACTGCGGTTCGCACCTGGGACACGTGTTCCAGGGCGAGGGCTTCGCCACCCCGACCGACCTGCGCTACTGCATCAACGGGATCGCCCTGGACCTCCAGGCCGACTGA
- a CDS encoding universal stress protein, giving the protein MYNVALLVERKLIEIDADQILALHEGVDDDVTYHMLMPVDGSPAALSVSMTAFGGGQFAPMEEPATYDQVEKEMRQDAQEELDASAALLAERGQTVTTKLVDYDPIDALSDLVKEKSCDEVIILTESHVVREFLHLDWTSRARRKLDVPTLHLLEHRSFDEQAEM; this is encoded by the coding sequence ATGTACAACGTTGCCCTGCTGGTGGAACGCAAGCTCATCGAGATCGACGCCGACCAGATCCTCGCCCTGCACGAGGGGGTCGACGACGACGTGACCTATCACATGCTCATGCCGGTCGACGGCTCTCCGGCGGCGCTCAGCGTCTCGATGACTGCATTCGGCGGGGGCCAGTTCGCCCCGATGGAGGAGCCTGCCACCTACGACCAGGTCGAGAAGGAGATGCGCCAGGACGCCCAGGAGGAGCTGGACGCCTCTGCGGCCCTGCTCGCCGAGCGCGGCCAGACGGTCACGACCAAGCTGGTGGACTACGACCCGATCGACGCGCTCTCGGACCTGGTCAAGGAGAAGTCCTGCGACGAGGTCATCATCCTGACCGAGTCGCACGTGGTGCGTGAGTTCCTTCACCTGGATTGGACGTCGCGAGCGAGAAGAAAACTGGACGTTCCGACGTTGCACCTGTTGGAACACCGGAGCTTCGACGAACAGGCGGAGATGTGA
- a CDS encoding pyrimidine reductase family protein produces the protein MPDLNELADLYAYPESHKPWLRTNFVASIDGAVQNPEGLSGNLGGEPDAKVFKVLRSLSDVILVGAGTVRAEGYHPISADSMHESLREGRSRVPVLAVVSRSLDLPEQVVAPGLMVITPATSSVEKRQELSRTVEVIVAGETEIDWAAVLDAFAARGLNRVLCEGGPDLNGTLVDLDLVDETCLTISPHLVGGPAKRMTLGARAVERPMRLGHSFDEDGVLLTRWVRDRRAA, from the coding sequence ATGCCGGATCTGAACGAACTCGCTGACCTGTACGCCTACCCCGAATCCCACAAGCCGTGGCTGCGGACCAACTTCGTCGCATCGATCGACGGCGCCGTCCAGAATCCCGAGGGCTTGTCCGGCAACCTCGGCGGCGAGCCGGACGCCAAGGTCTTCAAGGTGCTGCGCAGTCTGAGTGACGTCATCCTCGTGGGGGCCGGCACCGTTCGCGCGGAGGGCTACCACCCGATCTCGGCGGACTCGATGCACGAGTCGCTGCGTGAGGGCCGCTCCCGCGTCCCCGTCCTGGCCGTCGTCAGCCGCAGCCTGGACCTGCCCGAACAGGTGGTCGCGCCCGGGCTCATGGTCATCACGCCGGCGACCTCCTCGGTCGAGAAGCGCCAGGAGCTGTCGCGCACGGTCGAGGTCATCGTCGCGGGCGAGACCGAGATCGACTGGGCCGCAGTGCTCGACGCCTTCGCTGCCCGCGGCCTCAACCGCGTCCTGTGCGAGGGCGGGCCCGACCTCAACGGCACCCTCGTCGACCTGGACCTCGTGGACGAGACCTGCCTGACGATCTCGCCCCACCTGGTGGGCGGTCCGGCCAAGCGCATGACGCTCGGCGCCCGAGCCGTCGAGCGCCCGATGCGGCTGGGCCACTCCTTCGACGAGGACGGTGTCCTGCTCACGCGATGGGTCCGAGACCGCCGAGCGGCCTAG
- a CDS encoding PPK2 family polyphosphate kinase, whose product MTDLRSTLATSGPIDLSSRASDETPGFEGKKKDAKRRLPQIGEELMDSQELLFANGIAGTTDRKVLILLQGMDTSGKGGTLRHAAGLVDPQGLAITAFKAPTDEEREHDFLWRIEKRLPAPGMIGVFDRSHYEDVLVGRVRALAPAEEIERRYDAINDFEERFVDGGGVLLKCFLHISPDDQEERLAARLDDPTKYWKYNPGDLDDRQLWPEYQAAYETVLERCSTDHAPWHVVPSGRKWYRNWAVATMLAETLTDLGLDWPRADFDVAEQKRRLATM is encoded by the coding sequence ATGACGGACCTGCGATCCACGCTGGCGACCAGCGGCCCCATCGACCTCTCCTCGCGGGCCTCGGACGAGACCCCGGGGTTCGAGGGAAAGAAGAAGGACGCCAAGCGAAGACTGCCGCAGATCGGCGAGGAGTTGATGGACTCCCAGGAGCTGCTGTTCGCCAACGGCATCGCCGGCACGACCGACCGCAAGGTGCTGATCCTGCTGCAGGGGATGGACACGTCGGGCAAGGGCGGCACGCTGCGTCACGCCGCCGGCCTGGTCGATCCCCAGGGCCTGGCCATCACCGCGTTCAAGGCGCCCACCGACGAGGAGCGCGAGCACGACTTCCTGTGGCGGATCGAGAAGCGCCTGCCGGCACCGGGCATGATCGGCGTCTTCGACCGGTCGCACTACGAGGACGTCCTCGTCGGGCGCGTCCGCGCGTTGGCGCCGGCCGAGGAGATCGAGCGGCGCTACGACGCCATCAACGACTTCGAGGAGCGGTTCGTCGACGGCGGGGGCGTCCTGCTGAAGTGCTTCCTGCACATCAGCCCCGACGATCAGGAGGAGCGGCTCGCGGCTCGGCTCGACGACCCGACCAAGTACTGGAAGTACAACCCCGGCGACCTCGACGACCGTCAGCTGTGGCCGGAGTACCAAGCGGCGTACGAGACGGTGCTCGAGCGATGCTCGACCGACCACGCCCCGTGGCACGTCGTCCCGTCCGGTCGCAAGTGGTACCGCAACTGGGCGGTCGCCACCATGCTGGCCGAGACGCTGACCGATCTGGGACTCGACTGGCCCCGCGCCGACTTCGACGTCGCGGAACAGAAGAGGCGCCTGGCCACGATGTGA
- a CDS encoding sirohydrochlorin chelatase, with protein sequence MTAPALIALAHGSRDPRSADTINALTEVVACMRPDLRIETAYLDLCGPSFDEVVERLAAEGFGEIVVVPLLLTDAHHAKVDVPQAAQAAAAKHDVRIEVTKVLGIEGTFLNVLDRRLREALAKNRVRELDALVLAGAGSSDSLANAMIARAARAWGAHHKLPTIAAFASAAPPAASEAVRAHRADGRRHIAVGMLFLAPGVLPDRVTELALEAGAVAVAEPLGVADEVAEVILARYAVGAVDLVPMDALFADV encoded by the coding sequence ATGACCGCACCCGCATTGATCGCCCTGGCTCATGGCAGCCGCGATCCGCGATCGGCCGACACCATCAACGCCCTCACGGAGGTGGTGGCCTGCATGCGTCCCGACCTGCGTATCGAGACCGCCTACCTGGACCTGTGCGGACCGAGCTTCGACGAGGTCGTCGAGCGCCTGGCCGCCGAGGGCTTCGGCGAGATCGTCGTCGTGCCACTGCTGCTGACCGACGCCCACCACGCGAAGGTCGACGTCCCGCAGGCCGCGCAGGCGGCCGCCGCCAAGCACGACGTCCGCATCGAGGTCACGAAGGTCCTGGGCATCGAGGGCACGTTCCTCAACGTCCTGGACCGTCGCCTGCGCGAGGCGCTGGCCAAGAACCGGGTCCGCGAGCTCGACGCCCTGGTGCTGGCCGGCGCCGGCTCCTCGGACTCGCTGGCCAACGCGATGATCGCCCGGGCCGCTCGCGCCTGGGGCGCCCATCACAAGCTGCCGACGATCGCGGCGTTCGCGTCGGCCGCTCCCCCGGCCGCCAGCGAGGCCGTGCGGGCGCACCGTGCCGACGGCCGTCGACACATCGCCGTGGGCATGCTGTTCCTGGCCCCGGGCGTCCTGCCCGACCGGGTCACCGAGCTCGCTCTCGAGGCCGGCGCCGTGGCGGTCGCCGAGCCGCTGGGCGTCGCCGACGAGGTGGCCGAGGTCATCTTGGCCCGCTACGCCGTGGGCGCCGTCGACCTCGTGCCGATGGACGCGCTCTTCGCGGACGTCTGA
- a CDS encoding nitrite/sulfite reductase: MTSTSAAPARPRRRKGEGQWALGYREPLNANEQSKKDDNPLNVRARIENIYAHRGFESIDGGDLRGRFRWWGLYTQRKAGIDGGKTATLEPEELDADRFMLRVRVDGGQLSLEQLRTIADISVDFARGTADVTDRQNIQYHWIDVRDVPTIWQRLESVGLSTQEACGDCPRVILGSPVAGVSAEEIIDGRPAIEAIESRYIGDQAFSNLPRKFKSAISGHPGHDVVPQINDVAFIGAIHPEHGAGFDVWVGGGLSTNPHLAKRLGAWVPIDEVPAVWEGIVSIFRDYGYRRLRSRARLKFLVQDWGIEKFREVLETEYLERTLIDLDAPPVPDTPVDHVGVHRQVDGRYYVGAATTVGRISGPMLQQLADVVEAHGSSRIALTPMQKIVVLDVEETQVESLVAALANLGLHARPSAWRQHTMACTGIEYCKLAIVNTKDRAAQLIDELEQRVPELDTPITVNVNGCPNSCARIQTADIGLKGQLVLDDEGRQVEGFQVHLGGALGMDAGFGRKLRAHKVTGDQLPDYVEKLSRTYLAHRDQGESFARWVARADEEMLR; the protein is encoded by the coding sequence ATGACCTCCACTTCAGCCGCACCTGCTCGTCCCCGCCGCCGTAAGGGCGAGGGCCAGTGGGCCCTGGGCTACCGCGAGCCGCTCAATGCCAACGAGCAGTCCAAGAAGGACGACAACCCGCTCAACGTGCGCGCCCGCATCGAGAACATCTACGCGCACCGCGGCTTCGAGAGCATCGACGGCGGCGACCTGCGCGGCCGCTTCCGCTGGTGGGGCCTCTACACCCAGCGCAAGGCCGGCATCGACGGTGGCAAGACCGCCACCCTCGAGCCCGAGGAGCTCGATGCCGACCGCTTCATGCTGCGGGTGCGCGTCGACGGCGGCCAGCTCTCGCTCGAACAGTTGCGCACGATCGCCGACATCTCGGTCGACTTCGCCCGCGGCACCGCCGACGTGACCGACCGTCAGAACATCCAGTACCACTGGATCGATGTGCGGGACGTGCCCACGATCTGGCAGCGGCTGGAGTCGGTCGGTCTCTCCACCCAGGAGGCCTGCGGCGACTGCCCCCGCGTCATCCTGGGCAGCCCTGTCGCCGGCGTCTCGGCCGAGGAGATCATCGACGGGCGCCCCGCGATCGAGGCCATCGAGAGCCGGTACATCGGCGACCAGGCCTTCTCGAACCTGCCGCGCAAGTTCAAGTCGGCCATCAGCGGCCACCCGGGGCACGACGTCGTCCCGCAGATCAACGACGTCGCGTTCATCGGCGCGATCCACCCCGAGCACGGGGCCGGCTTCGACGTGTGGGTCGGTGGCGGTCTCTCGACGAACCCGCACCTGGCCAAGCGCCTGGGAGCCTGGGTCCCGATCGACGAGGTGCCCGCGGTCTGGGAGGGCATCGTCAGCATCTTCCGCGACTACGGCTACCGCCGCCTGCGGTCGCGTGCCCGCCTGAAGTTCCTCGTCCAGGACTGGGGCATCGAGAAGTTCCGCGAGGTCCTCGAGACCGAGTACCTCGAGCGGACGCTGATCGACCTCGACGCTCCCCCGGTTCCGGACACACCCGTCGACCACGTGGGCGTGCACCGCCAGGTCGACGGCCGCTACTACGTCGGCGCGGCCACCACGGTCGGCCGTATCTCGGGTCCGATGCTGCAGCAGCTGGCCGACGTCGTCGAGGCGCACGGATCGAGCCGGATCGCGCTGACCCCGATGCAGAAGATCGTCGTGCTCGACGTCGAGGAGACTCAGGTCGAGTCGCTCGTCGCCGCCCTGGCCAACCTCGGCCTGCACGCCCGGCCCTCAGCCTGGCGCCAGCACACGATGGCCTGCACCGGCATCGAGTACTGCAAGCTCGCGATCGTCAACACCAAGGACCGCGCGGCGCAGCTGATCGACGAGCTCGAGCAGCGCGTGCCCGAGCTGGACACGCCGATCACGGTGAACGTGAACGGCTGCCCCAACTCGTGCGCACGCATCCAGACCGCCGACATCGGCCTGAAGGGCCAGCTCGTCCTGGACGACGAGGGTCGCCAGGTCGAGGGGTTCCAGGTGCACCTCGGCGGCGCGCTGGGCATGGACGCCGGCTTCGGCCGCAAGCTCCGGGCCCACAAGGTCACCGGCGACCAGCTGCCCGACTACGTCGAGAAGCTGTCGCGCACCTACCTGGCCCACCGCGACCAGGGCGAGTCCTTCGCCCGCTGGGTCGCCCGCGCCGACGAGGAGATGCTGCGATGA